A genomic window from Gemmatimonadaceae bacterium includes:
- the ppdK gene encoding pyruvate, phosphate dikinase, with amino-acid sequence MDKAVFFFGSGKAEAGREDRDLLGGKGANLAEMTNLGVPVPPGFTIACNLCDHFLAHGKAPDGLSAEVERAITRLEEAAGRRLGDASNPLLVSVRSGARVSMPGMMETILNLGLNDETVRGLAAQSGSPRFAYDSYRRLLQMYGDVVLGVPFADFEHLLAAKRLTSGVRSDAELPAEALVLLVQEYQALIRSATGKAFPADPREQLWGAIEAVWRSWTLKKAVDYRRVNHIAEAPGTAVNIVAMVFGNLGDDSGTGVAFTRDPSTGEKRFYGEFLVNAQGEDVVAGIRTPEPIDQMATRLPKAYEDLLRTQALIEAHFRDMQDLEFTVERGKLYLLQTRTGKRTAAAAVRIARDLVHEGLITKAEALQRVPARQLDQLLHPVIDSSVIHTTLCKGLPASPGAASGIAVFDADVAEERGSRGESVILVRDETTPEDFHGIVAARAVLTARGGMTSHAAVVARGMGKCAVVGCDTIRVHAAQRRFTVGEVEVSEGDWITLDGATGEVFLGDLPTMPSQVMQVNAGTMRPEDSPVYQGFAELLGWADERRRLRVRTNADTPKDAEVARAFGAEGIGLCRTEHMFFDGDRIHAMREMIVSNDEGGRRRALAKLLPMQRGDFEGIFTAMAGFPVTIRLLDPPLHEFLPHGGEEAKLLARRVGVTRRELMRVVEGLRETNPMLGHRGCRLGITYPEITEMQARAIFEAASACQRRGIAVHPEVMIPLVSTVEEFRHQRKLVDRMAELVRQETGVTVAYLVGTMIELPRAALTAAAIAKEAEFFSFGTNDLTQTTLGLSRDDAGRFLPYYVEKGIYPEDPFQVLDVDGVGQLISLATAQGRSSRAGLKVGICGEHGGEPKSVSFCHDAGLDYVSCSPYRVPIARLAAAQAVGA; translated from the coding sequence GTGGACAAAGCAGTCTTCTTCTTCGGTAGCGGCAAGGCAGAGGCAGGGCGCGAGGACCGCGACCTGCTCGGCGGCAAGGGCGCGAATCTCGCCGAGATGACGAACCTGGGCGTGCCGGTGCCCCCCGGATTCACCATCGCCTGCAACCTCTGCGACCACTTCCTGGCGCACGGCAAGGCGCCGGACGGCCTCTCGGCCGAGGTCGAGCGCGCAATCACGCGGCTGGAGGAAGCGGCCGGCAGGCGCCTCGGCGATGCGTCCAACCCCTTGCTCGTGTCGGTGCGTTCAGGCGCGCGCGTGTCGATGCCTGGGATGATGGAGACGATCCTCAACCTCGGCCTGAACGACGAGACGGTGCGTGGCCTGGCCGCCCAGAGCGGCTCGCCGCGCTTCGCCTACGACTCCTACCGAAGACTGCTCCAGATGTACGGCGACGTGGTGCTCGGCGTGCCCTTCGCCGACTTCGAGCACCTGCTGGCCGCCAAGCGGCTCACCAGCGGCGTGCGCAGCGACGCCGAGCTGCCGGCCGAGGCGCTGGTCCTGCTGGTGCAGGAGTATCAGGCGCTTATTCGCTCAGCCACGGGCAAGGCGTTTCCCGCAGACCCGCGCGAGCAGCTCTGGGGTGCCATCGAGGCCGTGTGGCGCTCGTGGACGCTCAAGAAGGCGGTGGACTACCGGCGAGTGAACCACATCGCCGAGGCGCCAGGCACGGCCGTCAACATCGTCGCGATGGTCTTCGGCAATCTCGGCGACGACTCCGGCACCGGCGTGGCCTTCACCCGTGACCCGAGCACCGGCGAGAAGCGATTCTACGGCGAGTTCCTCGTGAACGCGCAGGGCGAAGACGTCGTCGCCGGCATCCGCACGCCAGAGCCCATCGACCAGATGGCCACGCGCTTGCCCAAGGCCTACGAGGACCTGCTGCGGACGCAGGCGCTGATCGAGGCGCACTTCCGCGATATGCAGGACCTCGAGTTCACCGTCGAACGTGGCAAGCTGTACCTGCTGCAGACTCGCACCGGCAAGCGCACGGCCGCGGCGGCTGTGCGCATCGCCCGCGACCTCGTGCACGAAGGGCTGATCACCAAGGCCGAGGCCCTGCAACGTGTCCCCGCGCGCCAGCTCGACCAGTTGCTGCATCCCGTGATCGACTCGTCCGTCATACACACGACGCTCTGCAAGGGACTGCCGGCGTCGCCAGGCGCGGCCAGTGGCATCGCGGTCTTCGACGCCGATGTGGCGGAGGAGCGTGGTAGCCGTGGCGAGAGCGTCATCTTGGTCCGCGACGAGACCACGCCTGAGGACTTCCACGGCATCGTCGCCGCCCGCGCCGTGCTCACGGCGCGTGGCGGGATGACCTCGCACGCCGCAGTCGTCGCGCGTGGGATGGGCAAGTGCGCCGTCGTAGGCTGCGACACGATCCGCGTGCACGCGGCGCAGCGGCGCTTCACCGTCGGCGAAGTCGAGGTCAGCGAGGGCGACTGGATTACGCTCGACGGCGCCACCGGCGAGGTGTTCCTTGGCGACCTGCCCACGATGCCCTCGCAGGTGATGCAGGTGAACGCCGGTACGATGCGCCCAGAGGACTCGCCGGTGTACCAGGGCTTCGCCGAGTTGCTGGGCTGGGCCGACGAGCGACGCCGCTTGCGTGTGCGCACCAACGCCGACACACCGAAGGACGCCGAGGTCGCGCGCGCGTTCGGCGCCGAGGGCATCGGGCTCTGCCGCACTGAGCATATGTTCTTCGACGGCGACCGCATCCACGCGATGCGCGAGATGATCGTCTCCAACGACGAGGGCGGACGACGCCGCGCGCTGGCCAAGCTGCTGCCGATGCAGCGCGGGGACTTCGAGGGCATCTTCACGGCGATGGCAGGCTTCCCCGTCACCATCCGCCTGCTCGACCCGCCGCTACACGAGTTTCTTCCACACGGCGGCGAAGAGGCCAAGCTGCTCGCGCGCCGCGTCGGGGTCACACGCCGCGAGTTGATGCGCGTGGTGGAGGGACTGCGCGAGACGAATCCGATGCTTGGCCATCGCGGGTGCCGCCTCGGCATCACCTACCCCGAGATCACCGAGATGCAGGCCCGCGCGATCTTCGAGGCGGCCAGCGCCTGCCAGCGTCGCGGCATCGCCGTGCACCCCGAGGTGATGATCCCGCTCGTGAGCACCGTCGAGGAATTCCGGCACCAACGCAAGCTCGTGGACCGGATGGCCGAACTGGTGCGGCAGGAGACCGGCGTCACCGTGGCCTACCTCGTGGGCACGATGATCGAACTCCCGCGCGCCGCGCTGACCGCTGCCGCGATTGCGAAGGAGGCCGAGTTCTTCTCCTTCGGCACCAACGACCTCACGCAGACCACGCTCGGACTCAGCCGAGACGATGCCGGCCGCTTCCTGCCGTACTATGTGGAGAAGGGCATCTACCCCGAGGATCCGTTCCAGGTGCTCGACGTAGATGGCGTGGGCCAGCTGATTTCGCTCGCGACCGCGCAGGGGCGCTCATCTCGTGCCGGCCTCAAGGTCGGCATCTGCGGCGAGCACGGCGGCGAACCCAAGTCGGTGTCCTTCTGCCACGATGCGGGCCTCGACTACGTAAGCTGTTCGCCGTACCGCGTGCCTATCGCGCGACTGGCCGCGGCCCAAGCCGTGGGTGCCTGA
- a CDS encoding amidophosphoribosyltransferase, with the protein MCGIFGISGHHEAAALTHLGLYSLQHRGQESAGIVAVHDGEVSAIRAMGLVSDQFSSERMATLAGPVAMGHTRYSTAGSSSIENAQPALVRFKGGHIALAHNGNLTNALDIRGELEDEGSIFSSSADSEVIVHRLAKAKAERPEEKLAEALRGVEGAYSLLIIIGDTLVAARDPLGWRPLVMGRLNGAYVFASETCALDIVGATVEREVKPGEIIAIAPDGTMRSLERGAATKLHRCVFEYVYFARPDSSVFGGSVDRARRALGRQLATEHPAPGADLVFSVPDSSNSAALGFAEVSGLPLELALIRNHYVGRTFIQPTQSGRDAKVKVKYNPVREILAGKKVVMVDDSIVRGTTTRGLVALIRGAGATEVHMRVSSPPITGPCWYGIDTPDRDQLIAAQHSTEEIARQIGVDSLGYLSLEGMLGAVPGGPDGFCHACFSGQYPTQPPSVGPVRLRRA; encoded by the coding sequence ATGTGTGGCATCTTCGGCATCAGCGGGCACCACGAGGCCGCGGCACTCACGCACCTCGGGCTCTACTCCCTGCAGCACCGTGGCCAAGAGTCCGCCGGCATCGTCGCCGTCCACGACGGTGAGGTCAGCGCGATCCGCGCGATGGGCCTGGTCTCCGACCAGTTCTCGTCCGAGCGGATGGCGACGCTCGCGGGGCCGGTCGCAATGGGCCATACGCGCTACTCCACGGCGGGCTCGTCCAGCATCGAGAACGCGCAGCCGGCGCTCGTGCGCTTCAAGGGCGGCCACATCGCCCTCGCGCACAATGGCAACCTGACCAACGCGCTCGACATCCGCGGCGAGCTCGAGGACGAAGGTTCCATCTTCTCCTCCTCGGCCGACTCCGAGGTCATCGTGCATCGCTTGGCCAAGGCCAAGGCCGAGCGCCCGGAGGAGAAGCTGGCCGAAGCCCTGCGCGGTGTCGAAGGGGCGTACTCGCTGCTCATCATCATCGGCGACACGCTGGTGGCCGCACGTGACCCGCTCGGCTGGCGGCCGCTGGTGATGGGACGCCTCAATGGCGCGTACGTGTTCGCCTCCGAGACCTGCGCACTCGACATCGTCGGCGCCACGGTGGAGCGCGAGGTGAAGCCCGGCGAGATCATCGCCATCGCGCCCGACGGCACGATGCGCTCGCTGGAGCGCGGCGCGGCCACCAAGCTGCACCGCTGCGTGTTCGAGTACGTGTACTTCGCGCGGCCGGACTCCAGCGTCTTCGGTGGCTCGGTGGACCGGGCGCGGCGCGCACTGGGTCGCCAGCTCGCTACGGAGCATCCGGCCCCGGGCGCGGACCTCGTCTTCAGCGTGCCGGACTCCTCCAACTCGGCGGCCCTGGGCTTCGCCGAGGTCAGCGGGCTACCGCTGGAATTGGCGCTGATCCGGAACCACTACGTGGGCCGCACGTTCATCCAACCGACGCAGTCCGGTCGCGATGCGAAGGTGAAGGTGAAGTACAACCCGGTCCGCGAGATCCTCGCGGGCAAGAAGGTCGTGATGGTGGACGACTCGATCGTCCGTGGCACCACCACACGCGGGCTCGTGGCGCTGATTCGCGGCGCGGGCGCCACAGAAGTGCATATGCGGGTCTCGTCTCCCCCGATCACGGGACCCTGCTGGTACGGCATCGACACACCGGACCGCGACCAGCTCATCGCGGCCCAGCACAGTACCGAAGAGATCGCGCGGCAGATCGGGGTGGACTCGCTAGGCTACCTCTCCTTGGAGGGGATGCTCGGGGCGGTTCCGGGAGGGCCCGACGGCTTCTGCCACGCGTGCTTCTCGGGCCAGTATCCCACCCAGCCGCCCAGCGTCGGACCCGTGAGGCTCCGGCGCGCGTAG
- the purL gene encoding phosphoribosylformylglycinamidine synthase subunit PurL produces the protein MLGRTPTFTELGVISALWSEHCSYKHSRPVLKTLPTQAPWVLQGPGENAGVIGIGDGLAVAFKIESHNHPSAVEPYQGAATGVGGILRDVFTMGARPIAMLNSLRFGSLETPRVRYLVGGVVKGIGDYGNCVGIPTVAGDVMFDAAYEGNPLVNAMCVGLMKVEELITAKAQGIGNPIIAVGARTGRDGIHGASFASEDLSEENEAKRPRVQVGDPFTEKLLLEASLELIRSGHIVAIQDMGAAGLTSSSAEMAERGDVGVTIDTTKVPVREEGMTPYETLLSESQERMLVVAKKGHEAQVKQILAKWDLAAEVIGEVIAEPVYRVTEGDRVVAEFPGTRLVTDCPQYHPEAKESDEAVARRTRDVHAIAELPSEKDPAWTLERLLQAPTVASKHWIHRQYDSTVRTSTVMGPGHGDAAVLRIRGSKKALAVKTDCNGRYVFLDPRVGGRIAVAEAARNVACVGATPRAITNCLNFGNPKKPEVFFQFREAVYGMGDACRALETPVTGGNVSLYNENPQGAVYPTPTIGMVGVLDDASHATAMRFRQAGDAIVLLGENTAELGGSEYLAWIHGVVAGAPPAVNLEGEKKLIDAILESIRSGLLHSAHDCSEGGLAVALAECCVADRDRPMGAKVDLTAWPTIPARALLFGEAQGRIVVSTASAEAVLAVAARHGVPARIIGTVTDPGDGLRIAHAGAALALSTAKMIDAYHEALPRAMQRAAAEAVTADPALAGGGH, from the coding sequence ATGCTCGGCCGCACGCCGACCTTCACCGAGCTTGGCGTGATCTCCGCGCTGTGGAGCGAGCACTGCTCCTACAAGCACTCACGCCCCGTGCTCAAGACGCTCCCCACCCAGGCTCCGTGGGTCCTGCAGGGGCCCGGCGAGAACGCCGGCGTCATCGGCATCGGCGACGGACTCGCCGTGGCCTTCAAAATCGAATCGCACAACCACCCCTCGGCCGTCGAGCCCTACCAGGGAGCGGCCACCGGCGTGGGCGGCATCCTGCGTGACGTGTTCACGATGGGCGCCCGGCCGATCGCGATGCTGAACTCGCTGCGCTTCGGCTCGCTCGAGACGCCCCGCGTCCGCTACCTCGTCGGCGGCGTGGTCAAGGGCATCGGCGACTACGGCAACTGTGTCGGCATCCCGACGGTGGCCGGCGACGTGATGTTCGACGCGGCCTACGAGGGCAACCCGCTGGTCAACGCGATGTGCGTCGGCCTGATGAAGGTCGAGGAGCTCATCACCGCCAAGGCGCAGGGCATCGGCAACCCGATCATCGCCGTCGGCGCCCGCACCGGTCGCGACGGCATCCACGGCGCGTCCTTCGCCTCCGAGGATCTCTCCGAGGAGAACGAAGCCAAGCGGCCGCGCGTGCAGGTCGGCGATCCGTTCACCGAGAAGCTGCTGCTCGAGGCCTCGCTCGAACTCATCCGCAGCGGCCACATCGTCGCGATCCAGGATATGGGGGCCGCGGGCCTCACCAGCTCCAGCGCCGAGATGGCCGAGCGTGGCGACGTCGGCGTGACCATCGACACCACCAAGGTGCCGGTGCGCGAAGAAGGGATGACGCCCTACGAGACCCTGCTCTCGGAATCGCAGGAGCGGATGCTCGTCGTCGCCAAGAAGGGGCACGAGGCACAGGTCAAGCAGATCCTCGCCAAGTGGGACCTCGCCGCCGAGGTGATCGGCGAAGTCATCGCCGAGCCGGTGTATCGCGTCACCGAGGGCGACCGCGTCGTCGCGGAGTTCCCTGGCACGCGCCTCGTCACCGACTGCCCGCAGTACCATCCCGAGGCGAAGGAGAGCGACGAAGCCGTCGCGCGCCGCACCCGCGACGTGCACGCCATCGCCGAACTCCCCAGCGAGAAGGATCCCGCCTGGACGCTGGAGCGCCTGCTGCAGGCGCCGACGGTCGCCAGCAAGCACTGGATCCACCGGCAGTACGACTCCACCGTACGCACCAGCACCGTGATGGGCCCGGGCCACGGCGACGCCGCCGTCCTGCGCATCCGCGGCAGCAAGAAGGCGCTGGCGGTGAAGACGGATTGCAACGGCCGCTATGTGTTCCTCGATCCGCGTGTCGGCGGCCGCATCGCCGTGGCCGAGGCCGCGCGCAACGTGGCCTGCGTCGGCGCCACGCCGCGCGCCATCACCAACTGCCTCAACTTCGGCAATCCCAAGAAGCCCGAGGTGTTCTTCCAGTTCCGCGAGGCCGTGTACGGGATGGGTGATGCCTGCCGCGCTCTCGAGACGCCCGTGACCGGCGGCAACGTCTCGCTGTACAACGAGAACCCGCAGGGGGCGGTGTACCCCACCCCGACGATCGGGATGGTCGGCGTGCTCGACGACGCCTCGCACGCCACCGCGATGCGCTTCCGGCAGGCTGGCGATGCCATCGTCCTGCTGGGCGAGAACACCGCTGAGCTCGGCGGCTCGGAGTATCTCGCCTGGATCCACGGCGTCGTCGCCGGTGCACCACCCGCGGTGAACCTTGAAGGCGAGAAGAAGCTGATCGACGCCATCCTCGAGAGCATTCGCAGCGGGCTGCTGCACTCCGCGCACGACTGCTCGGAAGGAGGCCTCGCCGTCGCACTCGCCGAATGCTGCGTCGCCGACCGCGACCGCCCGATGGGAGCGAAGGTGGACCTCACGGCCTGGCCGACAATTCCTGCCCGTGCCTTGCTCTTCGGCGAGGCCCAGGGACGCATCGTCGTTTCCACCGCCAGCGCGGAGGCCGTCCTCGCCGTGGCCGCACGGCACGGCGTTCCCGCGCGCATCATCGGCACGGTGACGGACCCAGGTGACGGCCTGCGCATCGCGCACGCCGGCGCAGCGCTTGCACTCTCGACCGCCAAGATGATCGACGCCTACCACGAAGCCCTGCCGCGCGCGATGCAGCGCGCCGCCGCCGAAGCCGTCACTGCCGACCCCGCGTTGGCCGGTGGGGGACACTAG
- a CDS encoding zf-TFIIB domain-containing protein, with protein MSDFNPSRNEDEYFLLKDQELIAAHRAKLDAERKAAERSKHYMKCPKCGADLKETELKQVHVDVCPDCKGLWLDAGELELIGKVKESSMGGFLRDLLKGLPGS; from the coding sequence ATGTCTGACTTCAATCCCAGCCGCAACGAGGACGAGTACTTCCTCCTCAAGGACCAGGAACTCATCGCCGCCCACCGCGCCAAGCTCGACGCCGAGCGCAAGGCGGCCGAGCGCAGCAAGCACTATATGAAGTGCCCCAAGTGCGGCGCCGACCTCAAGGAGACTGAGCTCAAGCAGGTCCACGTGGACGTCTGCCCCGACTGCAAGGGCCTCTGGCTCGACGCCGGCGAGCTGGAACTCATCGGCAAGGTGAAGGAGTCGTCGATGGGCGGTTTTCTCCGCGACCTTCTCAAGGGACTGCCCGGCTCGTGA
- the purQ gene encoding phosphoribosylformylglycinamidine synthase subunit PurQ, with translation MKVGVVSFPGSNCDEDALLAIVERLHEQAVMLWHKDHDLQGADVIILPGGFSYGDYLRSGAIARFSPIMQEVVAHAKRGGPVVGICNGFQIACEAGLLPGGLMRNTSLQFRSMPVTLRVENTETVFTGKARKGQLLTMPIAHGDGRYTADAETIARLEGDGQVVFRYVNAAGEPTADANPNGATNNIAGVSNASGSVVGMMPHPERALEPLLGSTDGLVLFESLLAAVNA, from the coding sequence ATGAAGGTCGGCGTCGTCTCCTTCCCCGGCTCCAACTGCGACGAAGACGCGCTGCTCGCCATTGTCGAGCGCCTGCACGAGCAGGCGGTGATGCTCTGGCACAAGGACCACGACCTGCAGGGCGCCGACGTCATCATCCTGCCGGGCGGCTTCTCGTACGGCGACTACCTGCGCTCGGGCGCGATCGCGCGCTTCTCGCCGATAATGCAGGAAGTCGTGGCGCACGCGAAGCGCGGCGGCCCGGTGGTCGGCATTTGCAACGGCTTTCAGATCGCCTGCGAGGCGGGTCTGCTGCCGGGCGGCCTGATGCGCAACACCTCGCTGCAGTTCCGTTCGATGCCGGTGACGCTGCGCGTCGAGAACACCGAGACGGTCTTCACGGGCAAGGCCCGCAAGGGCCAGCTCCTGACGATGCCCATCGCCCACGGCGACGGCCGCTACACCGCCGATGCGGAGACGATCGCTCGCCTCGAAGGCGACGGGCAGGTGGTGTTCCGCTACGTGAACGCGGCGGGCGAGCCCACCGCCGACGCCAATCCCAACGGCGCCACGAACAACATCGCCGGCGTCAGCAACGCCTCCGGCAGCGTCGTCGGGATGATGCCTCACCCCGAACGCGCCCTCGAACCCCTGCTCGGCTCCACCGACGGCCTGGTGCTCTTCGAGAGCCTCCTCGCCGCCGTGAACGCCTAA
- the purS gene encoding phosphoribosylformylglycinamidine synthase subunit PurS, which produces MKSFRVTVHIVPRKGLLDPQGKAVTDALHTLGFAAVSDVHVGRHLVIETSAKDAAAAEQAVREMCTRLLANPVTEDYEIAAVTAR; this is translated from the coding sequence GTGAAGTCGTTCCGAGTCACCGTCCATATCGTCCCGCGCAAGGGCCTGCTCGATCCGCAGGGCAAGGCCGTCACCGACGCACTGCACACCCTCGGCTTCGCCGCGGTGAGCGACGTGCACGTCGGCCGGCACCTGGTCATCGAGACGTCCGCGAAGGACGCCGCCGCCGCGGAGCAGGCCGTGCGCGAGATGTGCACCCGCCTGCTCGCCAACCCGGTGACCGAAGATTACGAGATCGCCGCGGTGACGGCCCGATGA
- the pssA gene encoding CDP-diacylglycerol--serine O-phosphatidyltransferase, whose product MTAPRRRFPRPSLVMLPNGFTLANLFFGIFAIVAASRGQHVQAGWYIVFGGFCDMLDGRIARATNTGSAFGEELDSLVDAISFGLAPALMMYFAVLRHGGWDWILVFLYAACAVMRLARFNVESAGKAKSYFKGLPTPAAGGTLATYYWFSQTSLYNETFIGNWPWETILRFLMAGLAFLMISNVPYPGWPRFTFRTIHGTAAILVFVSSIFALFFLPKEFFFPLGVLYVLTGLVLAIVRGVLELPSPFDEPDELDADGVPFAEESPK is encoded by the coding sequence ATGACCGCCCCCCGTCGCCGGTTCCCACGCCCGTCGTTGGTGATGCTGCCGAACGGCTTCACGCTGGCGAACCTCTTCTTCGGTATCTTCGCGATCGTCGCGGCCTCGCGCGGCCAGCACGTGCAGGCCGGCTGGTACATCGTCTTCGGCGGCTTCTGCGATATGCTCGACGGCCGCATCGCCCGCGCGACCAACACCGGCTCGGCCTTCGGCGAGGAGCTCGACTCGCTGGTCGACGCCATCTCGTTCGGGCTCGCGCCGGCCCTGATGATGTACTTCGCCGTGCTGCGCCACGGCGGCTGGGACTGGATCCTCGTCTTTCTCTACGCTGCCTGCGCGGTGATGCGCCTGGCGCGGTTCAACGTCGAGTCGGCGGGCAAGGCCAAGTCGTACTTCAAGGGCCTCCCGACACCCGCCGCCGGCGGTACGCTGGCCACCTACTACTGGTTCAGCCAGACCTCGCTCTACAACGAGACCTTCATCGGCAACTGGCCCTGGGAGACGATCCTGCGCTTCCTGATGGCCGGGCTCGCGTTCCTGATGATCTCCAACGTGCCCTACCCGGGCTGGCCGCGCTTCACCTTCCGGACCATCCACGGCACGGCCGCGATCCTCGTCTTCGTCTCCAGCATCTTCGCGCTGTTCTTCCTGCCGAAGGAGTTCTTCTTCCCCCTCGGCGTGCTCTACGTGCTCACCGGCCTTGTCCTCGCGATCGTGCGCGGTGTGCTCGAACTCCCCTCGCCCTTCGACGAGCCGGATGAGCTCGATGCGGACGGCGTGCCATTCGCAGAGGAATCCCCGAAGTGA
- a CDS encoding phosphoribosylaminoimidazolesuccinocarboxamide synthase, whose product MTSLLVGQTSLPLPLVRRGKVRDVYALGDEHVLLVASDRVSAFDVVMRELVPYKGAVLTQLTAWWLQQFAGEVENHLVTCDVEEIVRRAPGIALHRDELAGRAMLCERTDVFPVECVVRGYLAGSAYKEYRESGTLAGERLPSDLKESARFEPPIFSPATKAESGHDENITVTRMAKQLGADVASELERLARLVYTRGRELAATRGIIIADTKFEFGRAADGRILLIDEVLTPDSSRFWPAEQWAEGSAPPSFDKQPLRDWLAAERSARRWNGEAPPPTLPDEVVSATSRRYLEAFERLTGAPLDLTQLP is encoded by the coding sequence ATGACGTCACTGCTCGTCGGCCAGACCTCCCTGCCTCTGCCGCTGGTGCGGCGCGGCAAGGTCCGCGACGTGTATGCGCTGGGCGACGAGCACGTGCTGCTCGTCGCGAGCGACCGGGTCAGCGCCTTCGACGTCGTGATGCGCGAACTCGTCCCGTACAAGGGCGCGGTGCTGACGCAGCTCACGGCCTGGTGGCTGCAGCAGTTCGCCGGCGAGGTGGAAAACCACCTCGTCACCTGCGACGTGGAGGAGATTGTCCGGCGCGCCCCGGGCATCGCCCTGCACCGCGACGAGCTGGCCGGCCGCGCGATGCTCTGCGAGCGCACCGATGTGTTTCCGGTGGAGTGCGTGGTGCGCGGTTATCTCGCTGGGTCGGCCTACAAGGAGTATCGCGAGTCGGGCACGCTGGCAGGCGAGCGTCTGCCGAGCGACCTCAAGGAGAGCGCGCGCTTCGAGCCACCGATCTTCTCGCCGGCGACGAAGGCCGAGTCTGGCCACGACGAGAACATCACGGTCACTCGGATGGCCAAGCAACTCGGCGCCGACGTCGCCAGCGAACTCGAGCGGCTGGCGCGCCTCGTATACACGCGGGGCCGCGAGCTTGCCGCCACGCGCGGCATCATCATCGCTGATACCAAGTTCGAGTTCGGGCGAGCTGCCGACGGCCGTATCCTGCTGATTGACGAAGTGCTCACGCCCGACAGTTCGCGCTTCTGGCCGGCCGAGCAGTGGGCGGAAGGCAGCGCGCCGCCGAGCTTCGACAAGCAGCCGCTGCGTGACTGGCTCGCCGCGGAACGCTCGGCCCGCCGCTGGAACGGCGAGGCTCCGCCGCCGACGTTGCCGGACGAGGTCGTCTCGGCGACCAGCCGTCGCTACCTCGAAGCCTTCGAGCGCCTCACCGGCGCGCCGCTCGACCTCACCCAGCTGCCCTGA
- a CDS encoding adenylosuccinate lyase, translated as MSHATYRSPLADRYASPAMLELWSLQTRHGLWRRLWLALAEAERDLGVAIPADAVTQMRAHLDDIDFNKVAEYEARFRHDVMAHIHAFGDVAPAAKGVIHLGATSCFVTDNGDLIQMKRGLELLRGRLVSVIRALAGFAAQWKDEPALGYTHLQPAQLTTVGKRATLWLQDLVLDLADLDHRLASIPMRGVKGTTGTQASFLELFGGDHAKVRELDARVCKAMGFPGSIPVSGQTYSRKLDQQVLDVLAGIAASAAKFASDLRMLQSFGEIEEPFGKDQIGSSAMAYKRNPMRSERINSLARFVLSIAGTANDTHSVQYFERTLDDSAIRRITIPEAFLATDAIVILLENIVSGLEVHPARIRARIAEELPFMATEALIVRAVNAGGDRQAVHEVIRVHSIAAARAMKDEGKPNDMLERLAKDPAFPVPSEDLAAVTDATRFVGRAPQQVEEFLAEVVQPILVAAGEAAPAKAEIRV; from the coding sequence ATGAGCCACGCGACCTACCGCTCCCCGCTCGCTGACCGCTACGCCTCGCCGGCGATGCTGGAACTCTGGAGCCTGCAGACCCGCCACGGGCTGTGGCGCCGCCTCTGGCTTGCGCTGGCCGAGGCCGAGCGCGACCTCGGCGTGGCCATCCCCGCCGACGCCGTCACGCAGATGCGCGCGCACCTCGACGACATCGACTTCAACAAGGTCGCCGAGTACGAGGCCCGCTTCCGGCACGACGTGATGGCGCACATCCACGCCTTCGGTGACGTGGCACCCGCGGCGAAGGGCGTCATCCACCTCGGGGCCACGAGCTGCTTCGTCACCGACAACGGCGACCTCATCCAGATGAAGCGCGGCTTGGAGTTGCTGCGCGGACGCCTGGTCTCGGTCATCCGCGCGCTGGCCGGCTTCGCCGCGCAATGGAAGGACGAGCCGGCACTCGGCTACACGCACCTGCAGCCGGCGCAGCTCACCACCGTCGGCAAGCGCGCCACGCTCTGGCTGCAGGACCTGGTGCTCGACCTCGCCGATCTCGACCACCGGCTCGCCAGCATCCCGATGCGCGGCGTGAAGGGCACCACCGGCACGCAGGCCAGCTTCCTCGAGCTTTTCGGTGGTGACCACGCCAAGGTGCGCGAGCTCGACGCCCGTGTCTGCAAGGCGATGGGCTTCCCGGGCTCGATTCCGGTCAGCGGCCAGACGTATTCGCGCAAGCTCGACCAGCAGGTACTCGACGTGCTCGCCGGCATCGCCGCCAGCGCGGCGAAGTTCGCCAGCGACCTGCGGATGCTGCAGAGCTTCGGCGAGATCGAAGAGCCCTTCGGCAAGGACCAGATCGGGTCCTCGGCGATGGCCTACAAGCGCAACCCGATGCGCTCCGAGCGCATCAACTCGCTCGCGCGCTTCGTGCTCAGCATCGCCGGCACGGCCAACGACACGCACAGCGTGCAGTACTTCGAGCGCACGCTCGACGACTCGGCGATCCGCCGCATCACGATTCCCGAAGCCTTCCTCGCGACGGACGCCATCGTCATCCTGCTCGAGAACATCGTGAGCGGGCTCGAGGTGCATCCGGCGCGCATCCGGGCGCGCATCGCCGAGGAGCTGCCATTTATGGCAACCGAAGCGCTGATCGTGCGCGCCGTGAACGCCGGCGGCGATCGGCAGGCGGTCCACGAGGTCATCCGCGTGCACAGCATCGCCGCCGCCCGCGCGATGAAGGACGAGGGCAAGCCCAACGATATGCTCGAGCGCCTGGCCAAGGACCCCGCCTTCCCCGTGCCGAGCGAGGACCTGGCCGCCGTCACGGACGCGACACGCTTCGTCGGGCGTGCGCCGCAGCAAGTCGAGGAGTTCCTCGCCGAAGTGGTGCAGCCGATCCTCGTCGCCGCGGGTGAAGCCGCGCCGGCGAAGGCCGAGATCCGCGTATGA